The DNA segment TCCTGAAGAACGGCTCGTAGCACTGTCGATGGAACGTGATGAACGGCGGCGGGCCGAGCTCGCCGCCAATCTCGTGCAGGTGAACGACCGGATCGCCCGCGCCTGCGAGGCGGCCGGGCGTCCGGTGGAGAGCGTCACCCTGACCGCGGTGACGAAGACGTACCCGGCGAGCGACGTCGCTCTGCTCGCCGGGCTCGGCATCACCGATGTCGGGGAGAACAAGGACCAGGAGGCGGCGGCCAAGGCCGCCGATCTGACAGCCGCGGGCGTACGCCTTCGCTGGCACTTCGTCGGTCAGTTGCAGCGCAACAAGGTGAAGTCGGTGGTCTCGTACGCCGACGTGATCGAGTCGGTGAACTCGGAGCGCCTGGCCGAGGCCCTCGGGCGGGCGACGGCCGGCCGTGCGGTCCCGCTCGACGTGCTGATCCAGGTCAGCATCGACGGAGACCCGGCCCGTGGCGGCGTGATTGAAAATGATCTTTGGCGGGTATCCGAC comes from the Actinoplanes sp. OR16 genome and includes:
- a CDS encoding YggS family pyridoxal phosphate-dependent enzyme → MERDERRRAELAANLVQVNDRIARACEAAGRPVESVTLTAVTKTYPASDVALLAGLGITDVGENKDQEAAAKAADLTAAGVRLRWHFVGQLQRNKVKSVVSYADVIESVNSERLAEALGRATAGRAVPLDVLIQVSIDGDPARGGVIENDLWRVSDTVTSSDGLRLAGVMAVAPLGWDPDRAFERLALLAGGLAERYPGATTVSAGMSGDLEAAVRHGATHVRIGTSLLGMRNSLR